One part of the Quercus lobata isolate SW786 chromosome 7, ValleyOak3.0 Primary Assembly, whole genome shotgun sequence genome encodes these proteins:
- the LOC115951316 gene encoding UDP-glycosyltransferase 73C1-like, translated as MASKPDHQLHFVLIPLMAPGHLIPMVDMARVLAQRGVTITIVTTHLNAARLNMTIDRAIESGLPIQLLPLRFPCIEAGLPEGCETLDALPSREFSKNFFHAASMLQQPIEQCLKELQPQPSCMISDKYLPWTSDIAHKFQIPRLIFDGTSCFSVMCMHNIQISRIYERVSESESFVVPGLPHRIELTKAQLPPVFNPGSVLLKDQLQAIKDAELIAYGLIANTFEELEPEYIRECRKVNRGKVWCIGPVSLYNKNNLDKSERGNKVSIDSIQCLKWLDSWPVSSVLYVCLGTLSCIKPHQLMELGLGLEASNRPFIWVMREGYKSDELKKWISEERFGERTKGRSFLIWGWAPQVLILSHPAIGGFLTHCGWNSTLEGVCAKVPMITWPLFSEQFYNEKYIVQVLSIGVSVGAKCAIKWGDEDNYGVMVKREDIKKAIDVVMDEGEEGEKRRKRARELGEVASKAVEEGSSYQNITLLIEDIMQTCHHQQS; from the coding sequence ATGGCTTCCAAACCTGATCACCAGCTTCATTTTGTTCTGATACCCCTAATGGCTCCGGGCCACCTAATCCCCATGGTAGATATGGCCAGAGTATTGGCACAACGTGGTGTGACAATTACCATTGTCACCACACACCTCAATGCTGCCCGACTCAACATGACCATTGACCGAGCCATTGAATCTGGGCTCCCAATCCAACTCCTCCCACTCCGGTTTCCATGCATTGAAGCTGGCTTGCCTGAAGGATGTGAGACCCTAGATGCTCTCCCCTCACGAGAGTTTTCCAAGAATTTCTTCCATGCAGCTAGCATGCTGCAACAACCAATTGAACAATGCTTGAAAGAACTTCAGCCTCAGCCAAGTTGCATGATATCTGATAAATATCTTCCCTGGACATCTGATATTGCTCACAAGTTTCAGATTCCTAGGCTGATTTTTGATGGAACAAGTTGTTTTTCTGTCATGTGCATGCACAACATACAAATCTCCAGGATTTACGAGAGGGTTTCTGAGTCAGAGTCCTTTGTTGTGCCTGGTTTGCCTCATCGGATAGAATTGACTAAAGCTCAGTTACCCCCAGTCTTCAATCCAGGCTCGGTATTATTGAAAGATCAACTCCAAGCAATTAAAGATGCAGAACTAATAGCGTATGGATTAATTGCTAACACTTTTGAGGAGCTGGAACCAGAATATATCAGAGAATGTAGAAAGGTGAACAGAGGTAAAGTTTGGTGTATTGGCCCAGTGTCACTTTACAACAAGAACAACTTGGATAAGTCTGAAAGAGGCAACAAAGTCTCGATAGATTCAATCCAGTGCTTAAAGTGGCTTGATTCATGGCCTGTAAGCTCTGTCCTTTATGTATGTCTTGGAACCCTCAGTTGTATTAAACCTCATCAATTGATGGAACTGGGATTAGGCTTAGAAGCTTCGAATCGTCCATTCATATGGGTTATGAGAGAAGGGTACAAATCAGATGAGCTCAAGAAATGGATTTCAGAAGAAAGATTTGGAGAGAGAACAAAAGGAAGAAGCTTTCTGATATGGGGTTGGGCACCACAGGTACTGATTCTATCTCACCCAGCTATTGGGGGGTTCTTGACACATTGTGGTTGGAACTCTACATTGGAGGGGGTGTGTGCAAAAGTTCCAATGATAACATGGCCATTGTTCTCTGAGCAATTCTACAATGAGAAATATATTGTGCAAGTATTGAGTATTGGTGTGAGTGTGGGGGCTAAGTGTGCCATAAAGTGGGGTGACGAAGACAATTATGGGGTTATGGTAAAGAGAGAGGATATAAAGAAGGCCATTGACGTGGTGATGGATGAAGGTgaagaaggagagaaaagaagaaaaagagctAGAGAACTTGGAGAGGTGGCTAGTAAGGCTGTAGAAGAAGGATCTTCTTACCAAAATATTACACTGCTGATTGAAGATATCATGCAGACATGTCATCACCAACAAAGCTAA
- the LOC115953774 gene encoding UDP-glycosyltransferase 73C2-like has translation MPMASQSQPLHFILFPLMAQGHMIPMIDIAKLLAQRGVVVTVITTTHNKARFETCLARAIESGLQIRVIPLEFPCEEAGIPEGCDNLDKLPSLELGTNFFTSTCMLHQPVEDLFERLTPQPSCIISDMCLPWTSDIALKFHIPRISFLGGSCFCLLCFHNLRVHKAQEKVSSESEYFVVPGLPDQVEFTKSQLPFPRDSRMKKLSEQIAAADSASYGVIVNTFEELESAYVKEYKKAWEDKVWCVGPVSLCNKDRLDMTERGNKASIEVYQCMKWLDSQEPSSVVYVSLGSLCNLTPSQLIELGLGLEASNRPFIWAIREGNESKELEKWVLEERFEERIKGRGLLIWGWAPQLLILSNPSVGGFLTHCGWNSTIEAICAGVPMLTWPLYGDQFINEKLIVQVLKIGVRVGVEDPLQWGEEDKIGVLMKKEDVKGAIDRLMDEGEEREERRKRTRELGEIAKRAVEFGGSSYFNLILLIQDICNKQNMANQPNTLLL, from the coding sequence ATGCCCATGGCCTCTCAATCCCAACCGCTTCACTTTATTTTGTTTCCTCTCATGGCTCAAGGCCACATGATTCCTATGATAGACATTGCCAAATTGTTGGCACAAAGAGGTGTGGTTGTCACCGTGATCACCACAACACATAACAAAGCCCGTTTCGAAACATGTTTAGCTCGTGCTATTGAATCTGGGCTCCAAATCCGAGTGATCCCACTTGAATTTCCATGTGAAGAGGCAGGAATACCAGAAGGGTGTGACAATCTTGACAAGCTGCCTTCATTAGAGTTGGGCACGAATTTCTTCACTTCAACATGCATGCTACATCAGCCAGTGGAAGATTTGTTTGAGAGGCTGACACCACAGCCAAGCTGCATAATCTCCGACATGTGCTTGCCGTGGACAAGTGATATTGCTCTCAAATTTCACATTCCAAGGATTTCTTTCCTCGGAGGAAGTTGCTTTTGTCTCTTGTGCTTTCACAATTTACGTGTTCACAAGGCTCAAGAGAAGGTATCCTCCGAGTCAGAGTATTTTGTAGTGCCTGGCTTGCCTGACCAGGTTGAATTTACTAAATCCCAACTACCTTTTCCTAGAGATTCAAGAATGAAGAAACTTAGTGAGCAAATAGCAGCAGCTGACTCAGCCTCATATGGGGTCATTGTAAATACTTTCGAAGAGTTGGAATCAGCATATGTCAAAGAATACAAGAAAGCATGGGAAGATAAAGTCTGGTGTGTTGGCCCTGTTTCGCTTTGCAATAAGGATCGCTTAGATATGACTGAGAGAGGTAACAAGGCCTCTATTGAAGTGTATCAATGCATGAAGTGGCTTGATTCTCAGGAGCCCAGTTCTGTAGTCTATGTCTCCCTTGGAAGCCTATGTAATCTAACACCTTCGCAATTGATAGAGCTTGGGTTGGGTTTAGAAGCGTCAAACAGACCATTCATTTGGGCTATAAGGGAAGGAAATGAGTCAAAAGAATTGGAAAAATGGGTTTTAGAAGAGAGGTTTGAAGAAAGGATCAAAGGGAGAGGCCTTTTGATTTGGGGTTGGGCTCCACAGTTACTCATATTATCAAATCCTTCAGTTGGAGGGTTCTTAACGCATTGTGGTTGGAATTCAACCATAGAAGCAATATGTGCTGGGGTGCCAATGCTAACTTGGCCACTATATGGAGACCAGTTTATCAATGAGAAATTAATAGTGCAAGTACTAAAAATTGGTGTGAGGGTTGGGGTGGAGGATCCTTTACAGTGGGGTGAGGAGGACAAGATTGGGGTGTTGATGAAGAAGGAAGATGTTAAGGGGGCCATAGACAGGCTAATGGATGAAGGAgaggaaagagaagagaggaggAAAAGGACTAGAGAGCTTGGGGAGATTGCGAAGAGAGCTGTTGAATTTGGGGGATCTTCTTACTTCAACTTGATACTGCTAATTCAAGATATATGCAACAAGCAGAATATGGCAAATCAGCCTAACACACTTCTATTATAA
- the LOC115951240 gene encoding UDP-glycosyltransferase 73C6-like — translation MASQSQPLHFILFPLMAQGHMIPMIDIAKLLAQRGVSVTVITTTHNAARFETSLARAVESGLQIQVIPLQFPCEEAGIPEGCDNLDKLPSLELGTKFFGSTSMLQQPVEELFEKLAPRPSCIIADMTLAWTADIALKFHIPRISFIGISCFTLLCWHNLRVHKVLERISSKSEYIVVPGLPDHVEVTKSQLSFSRDSRMEELCEQMVATDLASSYGVIVNSFEELEPAYVKEYKKAREDKVWCIGPVSLCNKDHLDKAERGNKASIEEHQCMKWLDSQEPCSVVYVCLGSLCNLIPSQLVELGLGLEASNRPFIWVIREENKSEVLEKWILEERFEERIKGRGLLIWGWAPQLLILSHSSIGGFLTHCGWNSTIEAICAGVPMLTWPLFGDQFLNEKLVVHVLKIAVSVGVEDPVQWGEEEKIGVLVKKEDVKGAIDRLMAEGEEREERRKRARGLGEMAKSSVEDGGSSQLNLTLLIQDICNNGESA, via the coding sequence ATGGCTTCTCAATCCCAGCCACTTCACTTTATCTTGTTTCCTCTCATGGCCCAAGGCCACATGATTCCTATGATAGACATTGCCAAATTGTTGGCACAAAGAGGTGTATCTGTCACTGTAATCACCACAACACATAACGCAGCCCGTTTTGAAACAAGTTTAGCTCGTGCTGTTGAATCTGGGCTCCAAATCCAAGTAATCCCGCTTCAATTTCCATGTGAAGAGGCAGGAATACCAGAAGGGTGTGACAATCTTGACAAGCTACCTTCACTAGAATTGGGCACAAAGTTTTTCGGTTCAACTAGCATGCTACAACAGCCAGTGGAAGAGCTATTTGAGAAGCTGGCTCCTCGACCAAGCTGCATAATCGCAGACATGACCTTGGCGTGGACAGCTGATATTGCTCTCAAGTTTCACATTCCAAGGATTTCTTTCATCGGAATAAGTTGCTTCACTCTCTTGTGCTGGCACAACTTAAGAGTTCACAAGGTTCTCGAGAGGATATCCTCCAAGTCAGAATACATAGTCGTTCCTGGCTTGCCTGACCATGTTGAAGTTACTAAATCCCAATTATCTTTTTCCAGAGATTCAAGAATGGAAGAACTTTGTGAGCAAATGGTAGCAACTGACTTAGCCTCATCATATGGGGTCATTGTAAATTCCTTTGAGGAGTTGGAGCCAGCATATGTCAAAGAATATAAGAAAGCAAGAGAAGATAAAGTCTGGTGTATTGGCCCTGTTTCACTTTGCAATAAGGACCACTTAGATAAGGCTGAGAGAGGTAACAAGGCCTCCATTGAAGAGCATCAATGCATGAAGTGGCTTGATTCTCAGGAACCCTGCTCAGTAGTCTATGTGTGCCTTGGAAGCCTGTGTAATCTAATACCTTCCCAATTGGTAGAGCTAGGATTGGGGTTAGAAGCATCAAACAGACCATTCATTTGGGTTATAAGGGAAGAAAATAAGTCAGAAGTGTTGGAAAAGTGGATTTTAGAAGAGAGGTTTGAAGAAAGGATCAAAGGGAGAGGCCTTTTGATTTGGGGTTGGGCTCCACAGTTGCTCATATTATCACATTCTTCAATTGGAGGGTTCTTAACGCATTGCGGTTGGAATTCAACCATAGAAGCAATATGTGCTGGGGTGCCAATGCTTACTTGGCCTCTATTTGGGGACCAGTTTCTCAATGAGAAATTAGTAGTACATGTACTAAAAATTGCTGTGAGTGTTGGGGTGGAGGATCCTGTACAGTGGGGTGAGGAAGAGAAGATTGGGGTGTTGGTGAAGAAAGAAGATGTCAAGGGGGCGATAGATAGGCTAATGGCTGAAGGAgaggaaagagaagagaggaggAAACGAGCTAGAGGGCTTGGCGAGATGGCAAAAAGTTCTGTTGAAGATGGGGGATCTTCTCAACTGAACTTGACATTGCTAATTCAAGATATTTGCAACAATGGTGAATCAGCCTAA
- the LOC115952061 gene encoding UDP-glycosyltransferase 73C4-like, whose protein sequence is MAFQSHQLHFVMVPLPCPGHLIPTTDMTRLFAQRGVIITIITTPLNVIRIKPIINRAIDSGLPIRLVQLQLPLHEAGLPEGCENIDTVPSRGLFRNFFYAVSKLQQPLEQILEEMEPSPSCIIADKNLAWIGDIATKFHIPRILFDGTNCFNLLCCHNILASKVNESASVSDIEPFVVPGLPDRIELTRAQLPTNLNTSLKDFKDLHEKINASEEGAYGVVVNSFVDLEPEYVKGYRKAKGDKVWCIGPVSLSNKADLDKAQRGNKSSIDENQCLKWLDLWPQNSVVYACLGSLSRLTLLQLIELGLGLEACDRPFIWVIREDKNGEIEKWIIEDGFEERTKGTGLLIRGWAPQVLILSHPAIGGFLTHCGWNSMLEAVCAGVPMVTWPMFADQFFNEKLFVQVLKIGERVGAEIGIPLGDEEKFGVLVKREEVRDALGEIMTEGKEREDRRERARKLAEMAKIAIEEGGSSYLDIALLIEDIRKLSMGLKPKS, encoded by the coding sequence ATGGCATTTCAATCCCACCAGCTTCACTTTGTTATGGTACCACTACCATGCCCAGGACACCTTATTCCCACAACTGACATGACCAGACTATTTGCACAACGTGGTGTTATCATCACGATTATAACCACACCTCTTAATGTCATCCGAATCAAACCAATCATCAACCGTGCCATTGATTCTGGACTCCCTATTCGACTAGTCCAACTCCAGTTGCCACTCCATGAGGCTGGCTTGCCAGAAGGATGTGAAAACATCGATACAGTCCCCTCGCGTGGCTTATTTAGGAACTTTTTTTATGCTGTTAGTAAGTTACAACAACCACTAGAACAAATACTTGAAGAGATGGAACCTAGTCCAAGCTGCATAATAGCTGATAAGAATCTTGCTTGGATAGGTGACATTGCTACCAAGTTTCATATACCAAGAATTTTATTTGATGGAACAAATTGTTTCAATCTCTTATGTTGTCATAATATACTTGCATCCAAGGTCAATGAGAGTGCTAGTGTCTCTGATATAGAGCCTTTTGTTGTTCCTGGTTTGCCTGATCGAATTGAATTAACTAGAGCACAGTTACCTACGAACTTGAATACAAGCTTGAAGGATTTCAAAGATCTTCATGAAAAGATAAATGCTTCTGAAGAAGGAGCTTATGGGGTCGTGGTTAATAGTTTTGTTGACTTGGAACCAGAGTATGTTAAAGGGTATCGCAAGGCAAAGGGAGATAAAGTTTGGTGTATTGGGCCGGTGTCACTTTCCAACAAGGCAGACTTAGACAAGGCTCAGAGAGGTAACAAGTCCTCAATTGATGAAAACCAGTGCCTCAAGTGGCTTGACTTGTGGCCTCAGAACTCTGTTGTTTATGCTTGTCTTGGAAGTCTTTCTCGCCTTACATTGTTACAACTGATAGAGCTTGGGTTAGGCTTAGAAGCGTGTGACCGGCCATTCATCTGGGTGATTAGAGAAGATAAAAATGGGGAGATTGAGAAGTGGATAATTGAGGATGGCTTTGAAGAGAGGACAAAAGGGACGGGCCTCTTGATCCGGGGTTGGGCTCCACAAGTACTAATCTTGTCACACCCTGCAATTGGAGGATTTTTGACACATTGTGGTTGGAATTCAATGCTAGAAGCGGTTTGTGCTGGTGTGCCAATGGTAACATGGCCTATGTTTGCTGAccaattttttaatgagaagtTATTTGTTCAAGTACTGAAGATTGGTGAGAGAGTGGGGGCTGAAATTGGTATTCCATTAGGGGATGAAGAGAAGTTTGGGGTATTGGTGAAGAGGGAGGAAGTTAGGGATGCTTTAGGAGAGATAATGACTGAAGGGAAAGAAAGGGAAGATAGACGAGAGAGAGCAAGAAAGCTTGCAGAGATGGCAAAGATAGCAATAGAAGAAGGAGGGTCTTCTTACCTTGACATTGCATTGTTAATTGAAGATATTAGGAAACTATCCATGGGACTTAAGCCTAAGTCATGA
- the LOC115952420 gene encoding UDP-glycosyltransferase 73C6-like, whose translation MASPPHQLHFVLIPLMAQGHLIPMSDIAKILAQRNVAVTIITTPLNAIRIKTTIDRAVQSGLPIRIAELQFPYAEVGLPEGSESIDSLPSPSFIKSFLTGISLLQQPLEQLFEELNPSPCCIITDKHFAWTAETANKFHVPRILFDGTNCFHLLCTHNLHVSKVCESVSDSQTFVVPGLPDHIEFTKAQLPGNFNPGLNKDLIGFRETVREAAAGAYGVLVNSYEELEPAYVQEYQKAKGEKIWCVGPVSLCNKESLDKAQRGNKASTDENQCLKWLDSWAPGSVIYSCLGSLSRLTPPQLIELGLGLEASKRPFIWVIRGGYKREEMENWLLEDGFEERVKGRGFLIRGWAPQVLILSHPAIGGFLTHCGWNSTLEGISAGIPMITWPLFAEQFFNEKLIVQVLEIGVRVGAKVVIHLGEEENFGVMVKRENVKEAIDMVMGEGEEKEKRRERGRKLAEMANKAMEEGGSSYLNITLLLEDIMQQAKKNQAIQA comes from the coding sequence ATGGCTTCACCACCTCACCAGCTCCACTTTGTATTGATACCATTAATGGCCCAGGGCCACCTTATACCTATGTCAGACATAGCCAAAATATTGGCACAGCGTAACGTAGCTGTCACCATAATCACCACACCACTCAATGCCATCCGTATTAAAACCACCATAGATCGAGCTGTTCAATCTGGGCTACCCATCAGAATTGCTGAACTTCAATTTCCATATGCTGAGGTTGGTTTGCCAGAAGGAAGTGAAAGCATAGACTCTCTACCTTCACCAAGCTTTATCAAAAGCTTTTTGACAGGGATAAGCTTGTTGCAGCAACCGCTAGAACAGTTGTTTGAAGAGCTCAACCCCTCTCCATGCTGCATAATAACTGATAAGCATTTCGCATGGACAGCTGAGACTGCGAACAAGTTTCATGTTCCAAGGATTTTGTTCGATGGGACAAACTGTTTCCATCTCTTGTGCACTCACAATTTACACGTTTCCAAGGTCTGCGAGAGTGTTTCTGATTCACAAACTTTTGTCGTACCCGGATTGCCAGATCATATTGAATTCACAAAAGCTCAGCTACCAGGAAACTTCAATCCAGGCTTAAACAAAGATCTGATTGGTTTTCGTGAAACGGTGAGAGAAGCTGCAGCAGGAGCATATGGAGTGCTAGTTAACAGTTACGAAGAGTTGGAACCAGCATATGTCCAGGAATACCAAAAGGCAAAAGGAGAAAAGATATGGTGCGTTGGTCCAGTGTCTTTATGCAACAAGGAGAGCTTGGACAAGGCTCAAAGGGGTAACAAGGCCTCCACAGACGAAAACCAGTGCTTGAAGTGGCTTGATTCATGGGCACCAGGTTCTGTAATATATTCATGTCTAGGAAGCCTTAGTCGCCTTACACCTCCACAATTGATAGAGCTTGGTTTAGGCTTGGAAGCATCGAAAAGGCCATTCATTTGGGTAATAAGAGGTGgatataaaagagaagaaatggaaAACTGGTTATTGGAAGATGGCTTTGAAGAAAGAGTGAAAGGAAGAGGGTTCTTGATCCGGGGTTGGGCACCACAAGTACTAATACTATCGCATCCAGCAATTGGTGGGTTCTTAACTCACTGTGGTTGGAATTCAACACTGGAGGGGATTTCTGCTGGAATCCCAATGATAACTTGGCCCTTGTTTGCTGAACAGTTTTTTAATGAGAAGCTTATTGTACAGGTATTGGAGATTGGTGTAAGGGTGGGAGCTAAAGTGGTTATACACTTGGGGGAGGAAGAGAATTTTGGGGTGATGGTGAAGAGGGAGAATGTTAAGGAGGCCATAGACATGGTGATGggtgaaggagaagaaaaagaaaagagaagagaaagaggaagaaagctTGCAGAGATGGCAAATAAGGCAATGGAAGAGGGAGGATCTTCTTACCTTAACATTACACTGCTTCTTGAAGACATCATgcaacaagcaaaaaaaaatcaagctattcaggcatga